A stretch of the Lactuca sativa cultivar Salinas chromosome 9, Lsat_Salinas_v11, whole genome shotgun sequence genome encodes the following:
- the LOC111882623 gene encoding DUF724 domain-containing protein 7 isoform X1, which produces MDPTRGAARSIIGVGVKVEVWFEEDDLRDAWFPATVIEDLGNNLFLIEYQCDEAEFRKVTVDHHHIRPSTPPIRDTNFVLLEKVDAFYDFGWWTGVITKKLADSRYIVYFKHTNKEREVSHLELRLHVEHGESSSVKRITEERSGVLLNFTGPIDKQTSIVASTMKRTKVTSAGSNDKHLKPSKKLKPGITFDDQTLSDVGGSKEASNPTATENLSRRKRVLVNREKNIESSSPVITSARKKGRSAADSRGVKALPQGEVKIQTPKIVEKEHVPREFGPPVTCVMGLQCKALTISQTKNVKKIVESGVPLTPKTTGNQEEKTADGGMSLKRKRGRPFKSQPKTPLAVTHENGDAGQQKNTPPIVNNAEKLPNTNTTVMYQSVKGKRGKRGKRRKIKSINIVSPAQAQGGKDSSSKQKQKANENGGSASEVVVVEKSADTMSMSMSISISDDQPLSRWIEGMQQQQQPSASVRKQIEKPSFEKRSTLWATLESMELFRMIPQKPHFRPLEKEKECTREGQAISKMVNYLRVVEATSQMKLESPRSAYEDNMEALLELESHGFDVKAVRERLNGLLKIKEKQEGLEQESKKVKEKMEAERVEGVRMDKEIELVDKQVVALLEKRAQVLKKKEKKDAQVVVLEAEVDGIHQGIAQARRNFDDLAAASLCVSSI; this is translated from the exons ATGGATCCGACCCGAGGAGCAG CAAGATCGATCATCGGGGTAGGCGTAAAGGTGGAAGTGTGGTTTGAGGAAGACGATTTACGCGATGCTTGGTTCCCTGCAACTGTAATTGAAGACTTGGGAAACAATCTATTCCTTATTGAATACCAGTGTGATGAGGCAGAGTTTCGTAAAGTCACAGTAGATCATCATCACATTCGCCCCTCAACCCCTCCGATTAGGGATACGAATTTTGTTTTGTTAGAGAAGGTAGATGCTTTTTATGATTTTGGCTGGTGGACTGGTGTAATTACCAAAAAACTTGCTGATAGTAGGTATATTGTGTATTTTAAACACACAAACAAGGAGAGAGAAGTCAGTCACCTGGAATTAAGGCTGCATGTTGAGCATGGTGAATCAAGCTCTGTGAAGCGTATCACTGAAGAGAGATCAGGTGTTTTGTTAAACTTTACGGGTCCAATTGACAAACAAACTTCCATTGTAGCATCAACAATGAAGAGAACAAAGGTAACAAGTGCTGGCAGCAATGATAAACATCTGAAGCCTTCTAAGAAGTTAAAGCCTGGAATCACTTTTGATGATCAAACCCTATCAGATGTGGGAGGAAGTAAAGAAGCAAGCAACCCAACTGCAACTGAGAATCTTTCTCGCAGAAAGAGAGTG CTTGTTAACCGAGAAAAGAATATCGAGTCGAGCAGTCCAGTGATTACTTCTGCAAGAAAGAAGGGGAGATCTGCAGCTGATTCTAGAGGCGTGAAAGCTTTACCCCAAG GGGAGGTGAAAATACAAACCCCAAAGATTGTTGAGAAGGAGCATGTTCCCAGAGAGTTTGGTCCTCCTGTTACATGTGTTATGGGTTTGCAATGTAAAGCGCTGACTATCTCACAAACCAAGAATGTGAAGAAAATCGTGGAGTCAGGTGTTCCATTGACACCCAAGACAACAGGCAATCAG GAGGAAAAGACAGCGGATGGTGGCATGAGTCTGAAGAGGAAGAGGGGAAGGCCATTCAAATCACAACCCAAGACACCCTTGGCAG TGACCCATGAGAATGGAGATGCAGGGCAGCAGAAGAACACTCCACCAATAGTCAATAATGCAGAAAAGCTGCCAAATACTAATACTACTGTCATGTATCAATCAGTAAAAGGAAAACGAGGCAAACGAGGGAAGCGACGTAAAATAAAAAGCATAAACATCGTATCTCCAGCACAAGCACAAG GTGGTAAAGATTCATCATCGAAACAGAAACAAAAAGCAAATGAGAATGGGGGTTCGGCTTCAGAAGTAGTTGTTGTTGAGAAATCAGCAGACACAATGTCAATGTCAATGTCAATCTCAATCTCGGATGATCAACCTCTGTCCAGGTGGATCGAAGGgatgcagcagcagcagcagccttCAGCATCTGTGAGGAAACAGATTGAAAAGCCGTCGTTTGAGAAACGAAGCACGCTTTGGGCAACATTGGAATCGATGGAACTGTTCCGGATGATTCCACAAAAGCCGCATTTCCGTCCGCTGGAGAAGGAGAAGGAATGCACGCGCGAAGGACAAGCCATCAGCAAAATGGTAAACTACCTGCGGGTGGTGGAGGCCACCTCACAGATGAAACTGGAGAGCCCAAGAAGCGCGTATGAGGATAACATGGAGGCGCTGCTGGAATTGGAATCCCATGGATTTGATGTCAAGGCTGTGAGAGAGCGGTTGAACGGGTTGCTTAAGATCAAAGAGAAGCAGGAAGGGCTGGAACAAGAGTCGAAGAAAGTGAAAGAGAAAATGGAGGCGGAAAGGGTTGAAGGGGTGAGGATGGATAAGGAGATTGAGTTGGTGGATAAACAGGTGGTGGCACTGCTGGAGAAACGTGCACAGgtgttgaagaagaaggagaaaaaggatgcACAGGTTGTTGTCTTGGAAGCTGAGGTGGATGGGATTCATCAAGGGATCGCTCAGGCTAGACGTAACTTTGATGACTTGGCTGCTGCTTCTCTTTGTGTTTCCTCTATATGA
- the LOC111882623 gene encoding DUF724 domain-containing protein 7 isoform X2, producing the protein MARSIIGVGVKVEVWFEEDDLRDAWFPATVIEDLGNNLFLIEYQCDEAEFRKVTVDHHHIRPSTPPIRDTNFVLLEKVDAFYDFGWWTGVITKKLADSRYIVYFKHTNKEREVSHLELRLHVEHGESSSVKRITEERSGVLLNFTGPIDKQTSIVASTMKRTKVTSAGSNDKHLKPSKKLKPGITFDDQTLSDVGGSKEASNPTATENLSRRKRVLVNREKNIESSSPVITSARKKGRSAADSRGVKALPQGEVKIQTPKIVEKEHVPREFGPPVTCVMGLQCKALTISQTKNVKKIVESGVPLTPKTTGNQEEKTADGGMSLKRKRGRPFKSQPKTPLAVTHENGDAGQQKNTPPIVNNAEKLPNTNTTVMYQSVKGKRGKRGKRRKIKSINIVSPAQAQGGKDSSSKQKQKANENGGSASEVVVVEKSADTMSMSMSISISDDQPLSRWIEGMQQQQQPSASVRKQIEKPSFEKRSTLWATLESMELFRMIPQKPHFRPLEKEKECTREGQAISKMVNYLRVVEATSQMKLESPRSAYEDNMEALLELESHGFDVKAVRERLNGLLKIKEKQEGLEQESKKVKEKMEAERVEGVRMDKEIELVDKQVVALLEKRAQVLKKKEKKDAQVVVLEAEVDGIHQGIAQARRNFDDLAAASLCVSSI; encoded by the exons ATGG CAAGATCGATCATCGGGGTAGGCGTAAAGGTGGAAGTGTGGTTTGAGGAAGACGATTTACGCGATGCTTGGTTCCCTGCAACTGTAATTGAAGACTTGGGAAACAATCTATTCCTTATTGAATACCAGTGTGATGAGGCAGAGTTTCGTAAAGTCACAGTAGATCATCATCACATTCGCCCCTCAACCCCTCCGATTAGGGATACGAATTTTGTTTTGTTAGAGAAGGTAGATGCTTTTTATGATTTTGGCTGGTGGACTGGTGTAATTACCAAAAAACTTGCTGATAGTAGGTATATTGTGTATTTTAAACACACAAACAAGGAGAGAGAAGTCAGTCACCTGGAATTAAGGCTGCATGTTGAGCATGGTGAATCAAGCTCTGTGAAGCGTATCACTGAAGAGAGATCAGGTGTTTTGTTAAACTTTACGGGTCCAATTGACAAACAAACTTCCATTGTAGCATCAACAATGAAGAGAACAAAGGTAACAAGTGCTGGCAGCAATGATAAACATCTGAAGCCTTCTAAGAAGTTAAAGCCTGGAATCACTTTTGATGATCAAACCCTATCAGATGTGGGAGGAAGTAAAGAAGCAAGCAACCCAACTGCAACTGAGAATCTTTCTCGCAGAAAGAGAGTG CTTGTTAACCGAGAAAAGAATATCGAGTCGAGCAGTCCAGTGATTACTTCTGCAAGAAAGAAGGGGAGATCTGCAGCTGATTCTAGAGGCGTGAAAGCTTTACCCCAAG GGGAGGTGAAAATACAAACCCCAAAGATTGTTGAGAAGGAGCATGTTCCCAGAGAGTTTGGTCCTCCTGTTACATGTGTTATGGGTTTGCAATGTAAAGCGCTGACTATCTCACAAACCAAGAATGTGAAGAAAATCGTGGAGTCAGGTGTTCCATTGACACCCAAGACAACAGGCAATCAG GAGGAAAAGACAGCGGATGGTGGCATGAGTCTGAAGAGGAAGAGGGGAAGGCCATTCAAATCACAACCCAAGACACCCTTGGCAG TGACCCATGAGAATGGAGATGCAGGGCAGCAGAAGAACACTCCACCAATAGTCAATAATGCAGAAAAGCTGCCAAATACTAATACTACTGTCATGTATCAATCAGTAAAAGGAAAACGAGGCAAACGAGGGAAGCGACGTAAAATAAAAAGCATAAACATCGTATCTCCAGCACAAGCACAAG GTGGTAAAGATTCATCATCGAAACAGAAACAAAAAGCAAATGAGAATGGGGGTTCGGCTTCAGAAGTAGTTGTTGTTGAGAAATCAGCAGACACAATGTCAATGTCAATGTCAATCTCAATCTCGGATGATCAACCTCTGTCCAGGTGGATCGAAGGgatgcagcagcagcagcagccttCAGCATCTGTGAGGAAACAGATTGAAAAGCCGTCGTTTGAGAAACGAAGCACGCTTTGGGCAACATTGGAATCGATGGAACTGTTCCGGATGATTCCACAAAAGCCGCATTTCCGTCCGCTGGAGAAGGAGAAGGAATGCACGCGCGAAGGACAAGCCATCAGCAAAATGGTAAACTACCTGCGGGTGGTGGAGGCCACCTCACAGATGAAACTGGAGAGCCCAAGAAGCGCGTATGAGGATAACATGGAGGCGCTGCTGGAATTGGAATCCCATGGATTTGATGTCAAGGCTGTGAGAGAGCGGTTGAACGGGTTGCTTAAGATCAAAGAGAAGCAGGAAGGGCTGGAACAAGAGTCGAAGAAAGTGAAAGAGAAAATGGAGGCGGAAAGGGTTGAAGGGGTGAGGATGGATAAGGAGATTGAGTTGGTGGATAAACAGGTGGTGGCACTGCTGGAGAAACGTGCACAGgtgttgaagaagaaggagaaaaaggatgcACAGGTTGTTGTCTTGGAAGCTGAGGTGGATGGGATTCATCAAGGGATCGCTCAGGCTAGACGTAACTTTGATGACTTGGCTGCTGCTTCTCTTTGTGTTTCCTCTATATGA